From Girardinichthys multiradiatus isolate DD_20200921_A chromosome 3, DD_fGirMul_XY1, whole genome shotgun sequence, the proteins below share one genomic window:
- the LOC124865529 gene encoding protein rapunzel-like isoform X2 has protein sequence MTSSLEKVVAQKKEAIEALMDMFEKGSEVLASAVGELFPLCEAAAPVLRLALDNVQSKEVFYVKEQFLTVRNKLDVLSSQLEDIDSEIKKGKLDLNYFSVEENIRNQFRKYIDILETKQQFRSVKTRLFLEHFARTGGEKNLYVLYDALMGTNSFGEPILEIVERYVVRNRRLLEDFCVRMKELFCLGLIALLGHCALTLQSQEEEQDKIQEWSTKIEEVESKMKTTIESCITAFPEQAKLDMERLLQEEEDENLQDAAQRLLAFLVKKYDWVSWSVRLINHSGSTFKNLRAGKHFYHVAGQNWFEVLQVNNINLVVSFSTKPQPVPRDCIRQLMEGPGKKGNAPEVVEVLEKQLCGFIVHAVSRHKESAAAWSFPDDFHYWEHHKNVVVCVHSE, from the exons ATGACAAGCTCTCTGGAGAAAGTCGTAGCTCAGAAGAAGGAGGCCATCGAGGCACTGATGGATATGTTTGAGAAGGGGTCCGAGGTGTTGGCGAGCGCCGTGGGTGAACTCTTTCCCCTCTGTGAGGCTGCTGCTCCGGTTCTGAGGCTAGCCTTGGACAACGTCCAGAGCAAAGAGGTGTTTTATGTCAAAGAGCAGTTCCTGACGGTGAGGAACAAGCTGGACGTGCTCTCCAGCCAGCTTGAAGACATTGACTCGGAGATCAAGAAGGGAAAGTTGGACCTCAACTACTTCTCCGTGGAAGAGAACATCAGGAACCAGTTTCGGAAGTACATTGATATCTTGGAGACGAAGCAGCAGTTCAGGAGTGTGAAGACTAGGCTGTTTTTGGAGCACTTTGCCAGaactggtggagagaagaacCTTTATGTGCTCTATGATGCTCTGATGGGAACGAACAGTTTTGGAGAACCGATTTTAGAGATAGTAGAGAG GTATGTGGTGAGGAACCGCCGGCTCCTGGAAGATTTCTGTGTTCGGATGAAGGAGCTCTTCTGCCTGGGCTTGATTGCTCTGCTGGGCCACTGCGCCCTCACCTTGCAGAGCCAAGAGGAAGAGCAGGACAAGATCCAAGAGTGGAGCACCAAAATTGAAGAGGTGGAGTCCAAGATGAAGACCACCATTGAGTCCTGCATCACTGCATTTCCAGAGCAAGCAAAATTAGACATGGAACGCCtcctgcaagaagaagaagatgaaaaTCTTCAGGATGCAGCACAGCGGCTTCTGGCGTTCCTGGTGAAAAAGTATGATTGGGTTTCCTGGTCTGTGCGGCTGATTAACCATTCAGGCAGCACCTTCAAGAACCTGCGAGCAGGAAAGCACTTTTACCATGTGGCAGGACAGAACTGGTTCGAGGTGCTTCAAGTGAACAACATCAACCTGGTGGTCTCGTTCAGCACAAAACCCCAGCCGGTTCCCCGCGACTGCATCCGGCAGCTGATGGAGGGTCCGGGGAAGAAGGGAAACGCTCCAGAggtggtggaggtgttggagaaaCAACTGTGCGGGTTCATCGTTCATGCTGTTAGTCGTCACAAAGAGTCTGCAGCTGCGTGGAGCTTTCCGGATGATTTCCACTACTGGGAACATCACAAGAACGTGGTGGTGTGTGTGCACTCAGAATGA
- the LOC124865529 gene encoding uncharacterized protein LOC124865529 isoform X1, with product MIHLRTHEKILSAHLLWLRPWTPVNSTVDLQAVGRLFFLTEILSLGSQKMTSSLEKVVAQKKEAIEALMDMFEKGSEVLASAVGELFPLCEAAAPVLRLALDNVQSKEVFYVKEQFLTVRNKLDVLSSQLEDIDSEIKKGKLDLNYFSVEENIRNQFRKYIDILETKQQFRSVKTRLFLEHFARTGGEKNLYVLYDALMGTNSFGEPILEIVERYVVRNRRLLEDFCVRMKELFCLGLIALLGHCALTLQSQEEEQDKIQEWSTKIEEVESKMKTTIESCITAFPEQAKLDMERLLQEEEDENLQDAAQRLLAFLVKKYDWVSWSVRLINHSGSTFKNLRAGKHFYHVAGQNWFEVLQVNNINLVVSFSTKPQPVPRDCIRQLMEGPGKKGNAPEVVEVLEKQLCGFIVHAVSRHKESAAAWSFPDDFHYWEHHKNVVVCVHSE from the exons GAGATTTTGTCCCTTGGGTCCCAGAAAATGACAAGCTCTCTGGAGAAAGTCGTAGCTCAGAAGAAGGAGGCCATCGAGGCACTGATGGATATGTTTGAGAAGGGGTCCGAGGTGTTGGCGAGCGCCGTGGGTGAACTCTTTCCCCTCTGTGAGGCTGCTGCTCCGGTTCTGAGGCTAGCCTTGGACAACGTCCAGAGCAAAGAGGTGTTTTATGTCAAAGAGCAGTTCCTGACGGTGAGGAACAAGCTGGACGTGCTCTCCAGCCAGCTTGAAGACATTGACTCGGAGATCAAGAAGGGAAAGTTGGACCTCAACTACTTCTCCGTGGAAGAGAACATCAGGAACCAGTTTCGGAAGTACATTGATATCTTGGAGACGAAGCAGCAGTTCAGGAGTGTGAAGACTAGGCTGTTTTTGGAGCACTTTGCCAGaactggtggagagaagaacCTTTATGTGCTCTATGATGCTCTGATGGGAACGAACAGTTTTGGAGAACCGATTTTAGAGATAGTAGAGAG GTATGTGGTGAGGAACCGCCGGCTCCTGGAAGATTTCTGTGTTCGGATGAAGGAGCTCTTCTGCCTGGGCTTGATTGCTCTGCTGGGCCACTGCGCCCTCACCTTGCAGAGCCAAGAGGAAGAGCAGGACAAGATCCAAGAGTGGAGCACCAAAATTGAAGAGGTGGAGTCCAAGATGAAGACCACCATTGAGTCCTGCATCACTGCATTTCCAGAGCAAGCAAAATTAGACATGGAACGCCtcctgcaagaagaagaagatgaaaaTCTTCAGGATGCAGCACAGCGGCTTCTGGCGTTCCTGGTGAAAAAGTATGATTGGGTTTCCTGGTCTGTGCGGCTGATTAACCATTCAGGCAGCACCTTCAAGAACCTGCGAGCAGGAAAGCACTTTTACCATGTGGCAGGACAGAACTGGTTCGAGGTGCTTCAAGTGAACAACATCAACCTGGTGGTCTCGTTCAGCACAAAACCCCAGCCGGTTCCCCGCGACTGCATCCGGCAGCTGATGGAGGGTCCGGGGAAGAAGGGAAACGCTCCAGAggtggtggaggtgttggagaaaCAACTGTGCGGGTTCATCGTTCATGCTGTTAGTCGTCACAAAGAGTCTGCAGCTGCGTGGAGCTTTCCGGATGATTTCCACTACTGGGAACATCACAAGAACGTGGTGGTGTGTGTGCACTCAGAATGA